A single Nostoc sp. PCC 7107 DNA region contains:
- a CDS encoding AarF/ABC1/UbiB kinase family protein, with translation MGQYQPAQLKRYNPEAIARHYRYRPWLAWGRLLRIIWSFAGFILSLKWDEWQDQVEQNRGKRATQLRELLTSLGPTFIKVGQALSTRPDLIRKDFLEELVKLQDQLPPFDNAIAYAIIEKELECAISDVYSELSPSPVAAASLGQVYRGRLLSGEEVAVKVQRPNLRPILTLDLYLMRWAAAWLAPWLPLNLGHDLTLIVDEFGTKLFEEIDYINEGRNAEKFAKNFRNDPQVKVPAIYWRYTSNHVLTLEWINGFKLTDTKSIRAAGLDPEVIIQICVTSGLRQLLEFGFFHADPHPGNLFAMPDGRIAYIDFGMMDQLEETTKENLVDALVHLVNKDYLDLAADFVNLGFLTPDTNICPIVPALEAVLGDAIGKNVGDFNFKTITDEFSELMYEYPFRVPAKFALIIRSLVTQEGIALSLNRNFKIVEVGYPYVARRLLTGESPELRRRLLNVLFKDGKFQWQRLENLIAIARTDGNFDVLPTAQMGLQFLLSEEGKFLRRQLVLALTEDDRLHTEEVQRLWDLVKDDIKPNRLLDVAIGLLTEFSREGVAAILPKATALANLGNSTSGVIR, from the coding sequence GTGGGTCAGTATCAACCTGCTCAGCTAAAGCGGTACAATCCAGAAGCGATCGCTCGTCACTATCGTTACCGCCCCTGGTTAGCATGGGGACGCTTGCTGAGAATAATCTGGTCTTTTGCTGGATTCATTTTGAGTCTAAAGTGGGATGAATGGCAAGATCAAGTAGAGCAGAATCGGGGAAAGCGAGCTACCCAATTACGAGAACTGCTCACTAGCCTAGGCCCCACCTTCATTAAAGTCGGTCAAGCCCTCTCTACCCGGCCTGACTTAATCCGCAAAGATTTCTTAGAAGAATTGGTCAAACTACAAGACCAATTACCCCCCTTCGATAATGCGATCGCTTACGCAATAATCGAAAAAGAACTCGAATGTGCCATATCAGATGTTTACAGCGAATTATCTCCATCACCGGTCGCTGCGGCTAGTTTAGGTCAAGTTTACCGTGGTCGTTTGCTCAGTGGTGAAGAAGTAGCAGTGAAGGTACAACGTCCCAACCTACGTCCTATTCTCACCTTAGACCTTTATTTAATGCGGTGGGCTGCGGCTTGGCTGGCACCTTGGCTACCCCTAAATCTTGGCCACGACTTGACCTTAATTGTTGACGAATTCGGCACCAAGTTATTTGAAGAAATTGACTACATCAACGAAGGTCGCAACGCCGAAAAATTTGCGAAGAATTTCCGTAACGACCCCCAAGTCAAAGTCCCAGCAATTTACTGGCGTTACACCAGCAATCATGTTTTAACCCTGGAATGGATTAACGGCTTCAAACTCACAGATACGAAAAGTATTCGCGCCGCTGGATTAGACCCAGAAGTAATTATCCAAATTTGTGTTACCTCTGGTTTACGACAACTGCTAGAATTCGGCTTTTTCCACGCTGACCCCCACCCTGGCAATTTATTTGCTATGCCCGATGGTCGAATTGCTTACATCGACTTTGGCATGATGGATCAGTTAGAAGAAACAACCAAGGAAAATTTAGTAGATGCCTTAGTCCATCTGGTCAATAAAGACTATCTCGATTTAGCCGCCGATTTTGTCAATTTGGGTTTTCTCACTCCCGATACGAATATTTGCCCCATTGTACCGGCATTAGAAGCCGTATTGGGGGATGCTATTGGTAAGAATGTCGGAGATTTTAACTTCAAAACAATTACCGATGAATTTTCGGAATTGATGTATGAATATCCTTTCCGAGTTCCTGCCAAATTTGCGTTAATTATTCGTTCGTTGGTCACACAAGAAGGAATTGCCCTCAGCCTCAACCGGAATTTTAAAATTGTAGAAGTTGGTTATCCTTATGTTGCCCGACGCTTACTCACTGGCGAATCTCCCGAATTACGGCGACGTTTGCTGAACGTCTTGTTTAAAGATGGGAAATTTCAGTGGCAGAGGTTGGAAAATTTAATTGCGATCGCCCGTACAGATGGTAACTTTGATGTATTACCCACAGCCCAGATGGGACTGCAATTCTTGTTATCAGAAGAAGGTAAATTTCTGCGGCGACAATTAGTATTAGCCCTGACAGAAGATGACCGCCTGCATACCGAAGAAGTGCAACGCCTGTGGGATTTAGTCAAAGATGATATCAAGCCTAATCGTTTATTAGATGTTGCGATCGGCTTGTTAACAGAGTTTTCTAGAGAAGGTGTAGCCGCCATTTTACCAAAAGCTACAGCCTTGGCTAATCTGGGAAATTCTACATCAGGTGTAATACGTTGA
- a CDS encoding filamentous hemagglutinin N-terminal domain-containing protein, producing the protein MDNLAFQLKSLGIVIGGVIFVCADSANSQVIPDTTLPNNSQVTTNNQLTTITGGTLAGSNLFHSFEKFSLTNAAIAAFKNSAGVQNIITRVTGQSISDINGTLKAEGMANLFLINPNGIVFGQNAALDIGGSFLATTASSLNFADGKNFSATEPQTIATLSINIPIGLQFGRNAATIRNQSQARLNNAINILEQPVGLQVGTGKTLALVGGNITLEGGNLTAKSGQIELGSVAGNSFVSLQSTNQGWILGYEKVQNFENIQLLERIVGGSEIPSTVDVSSDGGGNIQVRGKTVELIGNLVTLISRTTGSINGRDLTINASKLIVREGAQIDTSTSGKGRGGNLFINAAESVQLIGSSPLANTNFDQVSLLISATRGEGNSGNININTQRLLVQDGAQISTQSSGFFVPPQNITFQPATGDAGNLTINASESVELIGALPNGFGSSLSSSTLGSAKAGEVTVTTGKIIIRDGALINVSSRIPRFGVYLGNPNSLGPAGAINVNAKSVLLDNRGQITSNSLTGRGGDILLQVRNVLLLRRNSQISTNAGTANAPGNGGNITINAPNGFLVATPQGNNDITANAFSGAGGRIMINANSLFGFEPRTRADLVQILGTEDSRQLNPNRLPTSDITAFSQQNPSLNGTIQINTPDVDPSRGLLELPAEPVDASRQIAADCKPGSKLKKGSLIATGRGGIVPSPTEPFMDDSVLVNWITLNGERDNSANYLSHHISKQKLDSANQETQIIPAQGWVRDSKGNVTLVAQASTVTPHSPLLNPASCAANL; encoded by the coding sequence ATGGATAATCTTGCCTTCCAGCTTAAAAGTTTGGGAATTGTAATAGGTGGTGTCATATTTGTTTGTGCAGACTCCGCAAATTCCCAAGTTATTCCAGATACAACTTTACCAAATAATTCACAAGTTACAACTAACAATCAACTTACAACAATTACAGGTGGTACGCTTGCTGGTAGCAATCTGTTTCATAGTTTTGAAAAGTTTTCATTAACAAATGCAGCTATAGCTGCATTTAAGAATAGTGCAGGCGTTCAAAACATTATTACTAGGGTAACAGGTCAATCAATTTCTGATATCAATGGCACTCTCAAAGCAGAAGGGATGGCTAACTTATTTTTGATTAATCCCAACGGAATTGTATTTGGACAAAATGCTGCATTAGATATTGGTGGTTCATTTCTAGCGACTACAGCCAGTAGTCTTAACTTTGCAGATGGTAAAAATTTTAGTGCTACAGAACCACAAACAATAGCCACATTATCAATCAATATTCCCATTGGCTTACAATTTGGGCGGAATGCAGCTACTATCCGCAATCAATCTCAAGCTAGGCTTAATAATGCAATTAATATTCTTGAACAACCTGTAGGTTTACAAGTCGGAACTGGCAAAACTTTAGCACTTGTGGGCGGTAACATCACACTAGAAGGTGGGAACTTAACAGCAAAGTCGGGACAAATTGAGTTAGGAAGTGTTGCTGGTAATAGTTTTGTCAGCCTTCAGTCTACTAACCAAGGTTGGATATTAGGATATGAGAAAGTTCAGAATTTTGAAAACATTCAACTACTTGAACGAATTGTCGGTGGTTCTGAGATTCCCTCTACTGTAGATGTCAGTAGTGACGGTGGTGGTAATATCCAGGTAAGAGGTAAGACAGTAGAACTAATTGGGAATCTTGTAACTTTGATCAGTCGGACTACAGGTAGTATCAACGGTAGAGATTTAACTATTAATGCAAGCAAATTAATTGTTCGAGAGGGCGCACAAATAGATACTTCTACATCTGGAAAGGGTAGAGGAGGAAACTTATTTATTAATGCTGCTGAATCTGTGCAATTAATTGGTAGCTCTCCGTTAGCAAATACTAATTTTGATCAAGTTAGTTTATTAATTAGTGCAACTCGTGGTGAAGGAAATTCTGGCAATATAAACATCAATACCCAACGGTTGCTAGTTCAAGATGGGGCGCAGATATCAACACAATCTAGTGGTTTTTTTGTTCCTCCCCAAAATATTACATTCCAACCAGCTACAGGAGACGCAGGAAATTTAACTATCAACGCTTCTGAGTCCGTAGAACTAATTGGAGCCTTACCTAATGGCTTTGGTAGTAGTTTGTCTTCTAGCACTTTAGGTTCTGCTAAGGCTGGAGAGGTGACAGTAACAACAGGGAAAATAATTATTCGAGATGGTGCTTTAATCAATGTTAGTAGTCGAATACCAAGATTTGGAGTATATCTTGGCAATCCAAATAGTTTAGGGCCAGCAGGTGCAATTAATGTCAACGCTAAGTCTGTTCTGCTAGACAACAGAGGGCAAATAACATCTAACAGTTTAACAGGTAGAGGCGGAGATATCTTGCTACAAGTGCGGAATGTCTTATTACTACGCCGTAATAGTCAAATCTCAACTAATGCAGGTACAGCCAACGCACCAGGAAACGGCGGTAATATTACTATCAATGCACCCAATGGTTTTCTCGTCGCTACTCCCCAAGGCAATAACGACATTACAGCCAATGCTTTTTCTGGTGCTGGTGGTCGGATTATGATCAACGCTAATAGTTTATTTGGATTTGAGCCACGCACTCGCGCTGACTTAGTACAAATATTAGGTACTGAAGATTCTAGACAACTAAACCCCAACCGACTCCCCACCAGCGACATTACTGCCTTTTCGCAACAAAACCCTTCATTAAACGGTACTATTCAAATCAACACTCCTGATGTTGACCCTAGTCGAGGTTTATTAGAACTCCCCGCAGAACCAGTTGATGCTTCCCGTCAAATTGCCGCAGATTGTAAACCAGGGAGTAAACTCAAAAAAGGTTCTCTTATCGCCACAGGTAGGGGGGGAATTGTACCCAGTCCCACAGAACCTTTTATGGATGATTCAGTCTTAGTAAATTGGATTACTCTCAATGGTGAACGTGACAATAGCGCCAATTATTTGTCTCATCATATAAGTAAACAAAAATTAGATTCTGCCAATCAAGAAACTCAAATTATCCCCGCCCAAGGGTGGGTGAGAGATAGTAAAGGTAATGTGACTTTAGTTGCACAAGCATCAACTGTTACACCCCATAGTCCATTACTTAATCCGGCTTCTTGTGCTGCTAATTTGTAA
- a CDS encoding alkaline phosphatase: protein MDFINCDRLLSNRYKRRSVLLGAGFFTGLALTSQWKPALATSRFSSYPFTLGVASGDPLPDSVVLWTRLAPDPLNGGGMPPRNVVVHWEVALDENMRKVVRRGKTLAIADLAHSVHVDVQGLDSNRWYWYQFRVGNELSPIGRTRTAPAFHSYIKQLNYAFVSCQDWQNGFYTAYRHLAEEDIELVVHLGDYIYEYGPETNGPRQHNSPEIMTLTDYRDRHALYKTDPNLQAVHAAFPWIVTWDDHEVENNYANLISEDNVNPEIFAQRRTNAYKAYYEHMPLRLSSFPNGANLQLYRRLNYGNLAQFHVLDTRQYRTDQPCNDGLQLRCVQAYDENATMTGSLQERWLFNGLDRSRARWNIIAQQTMFAQFDFDPRPEIGLFNLDQWDGYVAARNRIVNYLNYRRPSNPVVITGDIHSSWVHDIKLDFNNPASVTVATEFVGTSITSDFPTSFIAPVQAALRSNPHTKFFDGAFRGYVRCQVTPKQWQSDYRAVSSIVDPNASISTLASFVVQDGQPGAYRQA from the coding sequence ATGGATTTTATCAATTGCGATCGCCTATTATCAAATCGTTATAAACGGCGGAGTGTTTTACTGGGTGCGGGATTTTTTACAGGTTTAGCATTAACCAGCCAATGGAAACCAGCATTAGCAACATCGAGATTTTCTAGCTATCCCTTTACCTTGGGTGTAGCGTCTGGCGACCCATTACCAGATAGTGTGGTGTTATGGACAAGGTTAGCACCAGACCCTCTGAATGGTGGTGGAATGCCACCGAGAAACGTGGTGGTACACTGGGAAGTCGCTCTAGATGAGAATATGCGAAAAGTTGTCCGACGTGGTAAAACTTTAGCGATCGCAGATTTAGCCCATTCAGTACACGTTGATGTGCAAGGTTTAGACTCTAACCGTTGGTATTGGTATCAGTTCCGCGTCGGGAATGAACTTAGCCCCATCGGACGAACTCGGACAGCACCAGCATTCCATAGTTACATCAAACAACTAAACTATGCTTTTGTTTCTTGCCAAGATTGGCAAAATGGCTTTTACACCGCCTACCGCCATCTAGCTGAAGAAGATATTGAATTAGTTGTCCATCTGGGTGATTATATTTACGAGTATGGGCCAGAAACTAACGGGCCACGTCAGCATAATAGCCCAGAAATTATGACTCTGACCGACTACCGCGATCGCCACGCACTTTATAAAACTGACCCAAATCTTCAAGCGGTTCATGCAGCCTTTCCTTGGATAGTCACCTGGGATGACCATGAAGTAGAAAACAACTACGCCAACTTAATTTCTGAAGATAACGTCAACCCAGAAATCTTTGCCCAACGCCGCACTAACGCCTATAAAGCGTACTACGAACACATGCCATTGCGTTTGTCTTCCTTTCCTAATGGTGCGAACCTCCAACTTTATCGGCGCTTGAATTATGGGAATTTAGCTCAGTTTCACGTTTTAGATACCCGTCAATATCGCACAGATCAACCTTGTAATGATGGACTCCAGCTGCGTTGTGTGCAAGCCTATGACGAAAATGCCACAATGACAGGCTCACTGCAAGAACGCTGGCTATTCAACGGTTTAGACCGATCCCGCGCCCGTTGGAATATTATTGCCCAGCAGACAATGTTTGCTCAATTTGATTTTGACCCTCGCCCAGAAATCGGATTATTCAACTTAGATCAATGGGATGGTTATGTAGCCGCACGTAATCGAATTGTGAACTATCTCAACTATCGCCGACCTTCTAACCCTGTAGTGATTACAGGTGATATCCATTCCAGTTGGGTACACGACATCAAACTTGATTTTAATAATCCTGCTTCCGTAACTGTGGCAACTGAGTTCGTCGGTACTTCCATTACCTCCGACTTTCCCACCTCATTTATTGCACCCGTACAAGCCGCCTTGAGAAGTAATCCCCATACCAAATTTTTCGATGGTGCATTTCGCGGTTACGTCCGTTGCCAAGTCACTCCCAAACAGTGGCAAAGTGATTATCGGGCAGTTTCTAGCATCGTTGACCCCAATGCTTCTATCAGCACCCTAGCTTCCTTCGTTGTCCAAGATGGGCAACCAGGAGCATATCGACAAGCTTAA
- a CDS encoding aminotransferase class I/II-fold pyridoxal phosphate-dependent enzyme, whose product MFDQKEAPLLDAIKRCTVKSHTPFYTPGHKRGQGISPVLADLLGEKLFRADLTELAELDSLFSPQGVIRAAQTLAAEAFGASQTWFLVNGSTCGIEAAILATCGTGDKIILPRNVHSSAIAGLILSGAIPIFINPEYDPVFDIAHSITPNTLEAALQQHPDTKAVLTVYPTYYGVCGDLAAIAHITHQYNIPLLVDEAHGAHFAFHSELPTSALAAGADLTVQSIHKVLGAMTQASMLHIQGERIDSDRISKALQLVQSTSPSYILLASLDAARQQMALDGEQLMSRTLQLADIARTKISQLTGLSVLQPQLSPGFRELDQTRLTIKVSKLGLTGFEAEEILDEKLGVTAEFSSLHNLTFIISLGNTVNDIQQLIQGFNLLSEKYLCNRVIIKPALGQNFAEYTMQISPRDAFFASSETLPIEQTSDRICAEIVCPYPPGIPVLMPGEIITTTALIYLQQIQAMGGIISGCADSSLQTLKVVQR is encoded by the coding sequence ATGTTCGACCAAAAGGAAGCACCATTATTAGATGCCATAAAAAGATGCACAGTCAAATCTCACACGCCGTTTTATACTCCTGGACATAAGCGGGGTCAAGGAATATCGCCAGTATTAGCTGATTTACTGGGCGAAAAATTATTTCGGGCGGATTTAACCGAATTAGCTGAGTTAGATAGTTTGTTTTCTCCCCAAGGTGTAATTCGAGCCGCCCAAACATTGGCAGCAGAGGCATTTGGTGCTTCACAAACATGGTTTCTTGTCAATGGTTCTACCTGTGGCATTGAGGCGGCAATTCTCGCTACCTGCGGTACAGGGGATAAAATTATTTTGCCGCGCAATGTGCATTCTTCTGCGATCGCGGGTTTAATTCTCTCTGGGGCGATACCAATTTTTATCAATCCCGAATATGACCCAGTTTTTGATATCGCCCACAGTATCACACCAAATACACTAGAAGCTGCTCTACAACAGCATCCTGATACTAAAGCGGTGTTAACAGTTTATCCCACATATTACGGTGTCTGCGGAGATTTAGCTGCGATCGCCCACATTACCCATCAATATAATATTCCTTTGTTGGTCGATGAAGCCCACGGCGCACACTTCGCCTTTCATTCTGAATTACCAACCTCAGCTTTAGCTGCAGGTGCAGATTTAACTGTGCAGTCAATTCATAAAGTCCTCGGTGCAATGACACAAGCATCGATGTTACACATTCAAGGAGAGAGAATAGATAGCGATCGCATCAGTAAAGCTTTGCAACTAGTTCAGTCTACCAGTCCGAGTTACATACTTTTAGCTTCTTTAGATGCTGCACGTCAACAAATGGCGCTAGATGGCGAACAACTCATGTCTCGCACTTTGCAGCTTGCAGATATAGCGCGAACCAAAATCAGCCAACTTACAGGGTTATCAGTTTTGCAGCCACAATTATCACCCGGTTTTAGGGAATTAGATCAAACTCGGTTAACAATTAAAGTCAGTAAATTGGGTTTAACTGGGTTTGAGGCAGAAGAAATCTTAGATGAAAAACTAGGTGTGACTGCGGAATTTTCTTCCTTGCATAATTTGACTTTTATTATTAGTTTAGGAAACACTGTTAATGATATTCAGCAATTAATTCAAGGTTTTAATCTTCTGTCCGAGAAGTATCTTTGTAACAGAGTAATTATTAAGCCTGCACTGGGGCAGAACTTTGCTGAGTATACTATGCAGATATCGCCGCGTGACGCTTTTTTTGCCAGTAGTGAAACCTTACCAATAGAACAAACAAGCGATCGCATTTGTGCCGAAATTGTTTGTCCCTATCCTCCCGGAATCCCGGTTTTAATGCCAGGAGAAATAATTACTACAACAGCTTTAATATATCTGCAACAAATTCAAGCAATGGGTGGGATAATTAGTGGATGTGCAGATTCAAGTCTGCAAACTTTAAAAGTTGTTCAACGTTAA
- a CDS encoding DUF4351 domain-containing protein, protein MPEHDRLFKELLSTFFIEFLELFLPQLASTIDPNSIRFLPQEYFADLTAGEDKVIDLLVEVRQAGEEVGFLVHIETQSYAEREFSRRMFFYFARLYQKYSQRVYPIVVFSFDQPYREEPHSHIVEFPNLKVLEFNFTAIQLNRLNWRDYLNQANPVAAALMAKMQIAASDRPKVKVECLRLLATLKLDPARTRLISGFVDTYLQLNQQEEQVFQEEIDRLEMNSQEDVMEIVTSWMRQGIEQGAEREARSLVLRLLSRKVGELPEEVRSQIATLSLPQLESLGEALLDFSHLSNLTDWLKQN, encoded by the coding sequence ATGCCAGAACACGATCGCCTGTTCAAAGAATTACTTTCGACTTTTTTCATTGAGTTTCTGGAGTTATTTCTGCCGCAACTTGCCAGTACAATAGATCCCAACTCGATCCGCTTTCTACCCCAAGAATACTTTGCTGACCTCACCGCAGGAGAAGATAAAGTAATTGACCTGCTAGTAGAAGTACGACAAGCAGGAGAAGAAGTTGGGTTTTTAGTACATATCGAAACCCAATCTTACGCCGAGCGAGAATTCAGCCGTCGGATGTTTTTCTACTTTGCACGGCTGTATCAGAAATATTCGCAGCGTGTTTATCCGATTGTGGTGTTTTCCTTTGATCAACCATACCGAGAAGAACCTCATAGCCACATAGTTGAATTTCCCAACTTGAAGGTATTGGAATTCAACTTCACAGCGATTCAACTCAATCGGCTGAACTGGCGTGATTATCTAAATCAAGCCAATCCAGTAGCAGCAGCTTTAATGGCAAAAATGCAGATTGCAGCATCAGACCGACCGAAAGTCAAAGTCGAATGTTTACGACTTTTGGCAACCTTAAAGCTAGATCCCGCCCGCACTCGCTTAATTTCTGGGTTCGTTGATACCTATTTACAGTTAAACCAGCAAGAGGAGCAAGTGTTTCAAGAGGAGATTGATAGACTGGAAATGAATAGCCAGGAGGATGTGATGGAAATTGTCACCAGTTGGATGAGACAGGGTATTGAACAAGGTGCCGAGCGAGAAGCCAGATCGCTAGTTTTGCGATTATTAAGCCGCAAGGTGGGAGAATTGCCGGAGGAAGTGCGATCGCAAATTGCTACTTTATCTCTACCTCAACTGGAATCATTAGGAGAAGCCTTGTTAGATTTTTCCCATCTGTCTAATTTAACTGATTGGCTCAAACAAAACTGA
- the dprA gene encoding DNA-processing protein DprA: MVEERAYWLAWAQISGIGPVLLQRLQEHFGNLSTAWAASKAELGEVEGFGLQTLNKVIKMRSQLHPEQLLNQHQQENPNFWTPADANYPRLLLETPSPPPVLYYRGEVDLQENFGQKPMVGIVGTRQPSDYGIRWTRQISTALAQNGFTVVSGMAEGIDTESHSATIKAGGRTLAVLGTGVDVIYPHKNRDLYKQILGAGLVLSEYPAKTPPDRAHFPRRNRIIAGLSRAILVMEAPLKSGALITATYANDFGRDIYALPGRLDDYPSQGCLKLISQGASIIFRELDELLSLLGAVPKLDTVATSPTTEKLSLPNLSPPMQQIIDAIACNILSFDAIVQTTGIPASAVSGFLLQLELMGLVSQLPGMRYQKS, from the coding sequence GTGGTAGAAGAACGGGCATATTGGTTAGCTTGGGCGCAAATTTCGGGAATCGGCCCGGTTTTATTGCAACGGCTACAAGAGCATTTTGGCAATTTATCTACAGCATGGGCAGCTAGTAAGGCTGAATTAGGGGAGGTTGAAGGTTTTGGTTTGCAAACCTTGAACAAAGTAATCAAAATGCGATCGCAGTTACATCCAGAACAGTTACTGAACCAACACCAGCAAGAAAACCCCAATTTCTGGACACCAGCCGATGCAAACTATCCTCGCTTACTACTAGAAACACCCAGTCCGCCACCAGTTTTATACTATCGAGGTGAAGTTGATTTACAAGAAAATTTCGGACAAAAGCCGATGGTGGGAATTGTCGGAACCCGCCAACCTTCTGATTATGGTATTCGTTGGACTCGCCAAATTAGCACAGCTTTGGCACAAAATGGTTTCACTGTTGTTTCAGGGATGGCGGAGGGAATTGATACAGAAAGTCACAGCGCCACTATCAAAGCTGGGGGACGCACCCTCGCAGTTTTAGGAACAGGTGTAGATGTAATTTATCCCCACAAAAATCGAGATTTGTACAAGCAGATTTTAGGCGCAGGTTTAGTTTTAAGTGAATATCCTGCCAAAACCCCACCTGACCGCGCTCATTTCCCCCGACGCAATCGAATTATTGCAGGTTTAAGTCGGGCAATTTTGGTGATGGAAGCACCTTTAAAATCTGGTGCATTAATTACTGCTACCTACGCTAATGATTTTGGCAGAGATATCTATGCACTACCAGGAAGATTAGATGATTACCCGTCTCAAGGTTGTTTAAAGTTAATCTCCCAAGGCGCTTCTATAATTTTTCGAGAATTAGATGAACTATTAAGTTTGTTGGGTGCAGTCCCAAAACTAGATACAGTCGCTACTTCCCCAACTACAGAAAAGTTAAGTTTGCCGAATTTATCACCGCCAATGCAACAGATTATTGATGCGATCGCCTGCAATATTTTATCTTTTGATGCGATCGTCCAAACTACAGGTATTCCCGCTAGTGCTGTTTCTGGTTTTTTATTACAACTAGAACTGATGGGTTTAGTCTCCCAACTCCCAGGAATGCGGTATCAGAAAAGTTAA
- a CDS encoding pitrilysin family protein, with amino-acid sequence MTTVKPSLSHSFIHRTVLNNGIVVLVAENPAADIIAGRIFLRAGSCYEQREQAGLAHLLSAVMTKGCDGLSSLEIAEQVESVGASLSADTSTDYFLLSLKTVTSDFAEILGLTGRILRSPTFPEEQVELERRLALQDIRSQKEQPFTLAFEQMRRAIYQNHPYAMSLLGDETTMSRITRQDLVQYHQTYFRPDNLVVSIAGRITLTEAVTLVEQVFGDWQVPAQPQPGLNLPEILVNPQQLLKPLQTQQSIVMLGYLGAAVNSPDYAPLKLLSTYLGNGLSSRLFVELREKRGLAYEVSAFYPTRLYPGSFVVYMGTAPENTTIAVEGLRTEVDLLCTTEVSANAFQAAKNKILGQYALGKQTNGQIAQIYGWYEILGLGINFDSQFQELIAAVSVEDAKAAANRYLEVPYLSLVGQEEAINSALA; translated from the coding sequence ATGACAACTGTAAAACCTTCCCTTTCTCACTCCTTTATTCATCGCACTGTACTCAACAACGGCATTGTTGTGTTGGTGGCGGAAAATCCAGCGGCGGATATTATTGCAGGGCGAATTTTTCTCCGGGCTGGTAGTTGTTACGAACAACGAGAACAGGCGGGATTAGCACATTTACTTTCCGCAGTCATGACCAAAGGCTGTGATGGGCTTTCTAGCTTGGAAATTGCCGAACAAGTAGAATCTGTAGGGGCTAGTTTGAGTGCAGATACCTCTACAGATTATTTTTTGTTGTCGTTGAAGACAGTCACCTCAGACTTTGCGGAGATATTAGGGCTGACAGGGCGAATTTTGCGATCGCCTACCTTCCCCGAAGAACAGGTAGAATTAGAACGGCGGTTAGCCTTACAAGATATTCGCTCCCAAAAAGAACAGCCTTTTACTTTAGCTTTTGAGCAAATGCGGCGGGCAATATATCAAAATCATCCCTATGCTATGTCATTGCTAGGAGATGAAACGACAATGAGTCGCATTACCCGCCAAGACTTAGTGCAATATCACCAAACTTATTTTCGTCCAGATAATTTGGTGGTGAGTATTGCTGGCAGAATTACTTTAACAGAAGCCGTTACATTAGTAGAGCAAGTGTTTGGTGATTGGCAAGTACCTGCACAACCACAACCAGGTTTAAATTTACCAGAAATTCTCGTTAACCCACAACAGCTACTCAAGCCGCTACAAACACAACAATCAATTGTTATGTTGGGTTATTTAGGTGCAGCCGTCAATTCTCCAGACTATGCCCCACTCAAACTGCTTTCTACCTACTTAGGCAATGGCTTATCCAGTCGTTTATTTGTGGAATTGCGAGAAAAACGCGGTCTAGCTTACGAAGTCTCAGCTTTTTACCCAACGAGGTTATATCCTGGTTCCTTTGTCGTCTACATGGGTACAGCCCCAGAAAATACCACCATTGCTGTCGAAGGACTGCGAACAGAAGTTGATTTACTTTGTACTACAGAAGTCTCAGCCAACGCCTTCCAAGCTGCGAAAAATAAAATTCTCGGACAATATGCTTTAGGTAAACAAACTAACGGACAAATTGCTCAAATTTACGGATGGTATGAAATCTTAGGCTTAGGCATTAATTTTGACAGCCAATTTCAAGAGCTAATTGCTGCTGTGAGTGTGGAAGATGCCAAAGCCGCCGCTAATCGATATTTGGAAGTACCGTACTTATCTTTAGTTGGTCAAGAAGAGGCAATTAATAGTGCATTAGCTTAA